A stretch of the Bacillus sp. FJAT-18017 genome encodes the following:
- the deoB gene encoding phosphopentomutase, with amino-acid sequence MGQGGTFKRIFLIVMDSVGIGEAPDAEKFGDKGSDTLGHIGEAMGGLKMPVMGQLGLSNIKEIKGIEKQEKPLAFYTKMQEASNGKDTMTGHWEIMGLNIQTPFRVFPEGFPDELLSELEARTGRKIIGNKPASGTEILVELGQEHMETGALIVYTSADSVLQIAAHEDIVPLDELYRICKIARELTLDEKYMVGRVIARPFVGEPGNFKRTANRHDYALKPFGRTVMNELKDAGLDVIAIGKISDIYDGEGVTKSLRTASNMDGMDKLNETLDMDFTGLSFLNLVDFDALFGHRRDPKGYGKALEEYDARLPEVLEKLKEDDLLIITADHGNDPVHPGTDHTREYVPLLVYSKGLTGGSELPIRETFADIGATVAENFNVTMPQHGKSFLGELK; translated from the coding sequence ATGGGCCAAGGTGGAACATTCAAACGGATTTTTTTAATTGTTATGGATTCTGTCGGGATTGGTGAGGCTCCTGATGCTGAAAAATTTGGAGATAAAGGCTCAGATACGCTTGGGCATATTGGTGAGGCAATGGGCGGCCTAAAAATGCCTGTCATGGGCCAACTGGGTCTTAGCAATATTAAGGAAATTAAGGGTATTGAAAAACAGGAGAAGCCCCTTGCTTTTTATACTAAAATGCAGGAAGCTTCGAACGGTAAAGATACGATGACTGGACACTGGGAAATAATGGGCCTTAATATTCAGACTCCGTTCCGTGTATTTCCTGAGGGCTTCCCGGATGAACTTCTATCCGAGCTTGAAGCTCGTACAGGCAGGAAAATAATTGGGAACAAGCCGGCGAGCGGTACGGAAATTCTTGTGGAACTTGGGCAGGAGCATATGGAGACAGGTGCGCTTATTGTGTATACATCTGCCGATTCAGTGCTTCAAATTGCAGCCCATGAAGATATTGTTCCACTTGATGAATTGTATCGTATTTGCAAAATTGCCAGGGAATTGACACTTGATGAGAAATATATGGTCGGAAGAGTAATAGCCAGGCCATTTGTTGGCGAGCCAGGAAACTTTAAACGAACTGCGAACCGCCATGATTATGCCTTGAAGCCATTTGGACGGACAGTTATGAATGAATTGAAGGATGCAGGCTTAGATGTAATTGCAATAGGCAAAATTTCCGACATTTATGATGGTGAAGGCGTGACAAAATCGCTCCGTACCGCGTCAAATATGGATGGAATGGACAAGTTAAATGAAACGCTCGATATGGATTTTACTGGATTAAGCTTCCTGAACCTTGTTGATTTCGATGCCCTTTTTGGCCATCGCCGTGATCCAAAAGGGTACGGGAAGGCTCTTGAGGAGTATGACGCCCGTCTTCCAGAAGTACTTGAAAAACTGAAAGAAGACGATTTGCTGATCATCACCGCAGACCACGGGAACGATCCGGTTCACCCGGGAACTGACCATACACGGGAATATGTCCCTCTTCTCGTTTATTCTAAGGGACTCACTGGCGGCAGTGAGCTTCCTATCCGTGAAACGTTCGCCGACATTGGTGCAACAGTTGCTGAAAACTTCAACGTAACTATGCCGCAACATGGGAAGAGTTTTCTTGGCGAACTGAAGTAA
- a CDS encoding pyrimidine-nucleoside phosphorylase: MRMVDIIEKKRDGLELTSEEINFFIQGYTSGSIPDYQMSALTMAIFFKGMTESERAELTMAMVKSGDQIDLKGIEGVKVDKHSTGGVGDTTTLVLGPLVASVGVPVAKMSGRGLGHTGGTIDKLEAVEGFHVEISNEEFLELVNKNKIAVIGQSGNLTPADKKLYALRDVTATVDSIPLIASSIMSKKIAAGADAIVLDVKTGAGAFMKTLDDSRELAKAMVRIGNNVGRKTMAVISDMSQPLGFAIGNALEVKEAIDTLKGEGPEDLAELSLTLGSYMVFLAGKAESLADARLLLEAAIADGSALEKMKVFLSSQGGDASVVDDPSRLPQAKFVTPLEAKTSGYVSEIIADEVGTAAMLLGAGRATKESEIDLAVGLVLKKKIGDKVEAGESLAEIHSNSEEIEEVRKRLYNSIKITSEKVDAPTLIYGEITE, encoded by the coding sequence ATGAGAATGGTAGACATAATTGAAAAGAAACGTGATGGGCTAGAGTTGACATCCGAGGAGATCAATTTCTTTATTCAAGGGTATACATCTGGTTCTATTCCTGATTATCAAATGAGCGCGCTTACTATGGCTATCTTTTTTAAAGGAATGACTGAATCTGAACGGGCCGAGTTGACTATGGCAATGGTTAAGTCCGGGGATCAGATAGATCTTAAAGGAATTGAAGGCGTGAAAGTGGATAAGCACTCAACCGGCGGTGTAGGAGATACTACAACTCTTGTACTTGGCCCTTTGGTTGCATCGGTGGGAGTGCCTGTTGCAAAAATGTCTGGCCGCGGGCTTGGACATACCGGTGGGACCATTGACAAATTGGAAGCAGTTGAGGGATTTCATGTTGAAATTAGCAATGAAGAATTCCTCGAGCTTGTTAATAAAAATAAAATAGCTGTTATCGGGCAAAGCGGGAATCTGACACCGGCTGATAAGAAATTGTACGCACTTCGCGATGTAACTGCTACGGTGGACAGTATCCCGCTAATTGCAAGCTCTATTATGAGCAAAAAAATAGCTGCGGGTGCGGACGCAATTGTCCTTGATGTCAAAACTGGAGCGGGCGCATTCATGAAAACGTTGGATGATTCCCGAGAGCTGGCAAAAGCAATGGTTAGAATCGGAAATAATGTTGGCCGGAAAACGATGGCTGTTATTTCCGATATGAGCCAGCCGCTTGGATTTGCAATTGGCAATGCCCTTGAAGTAAAAGAGGCAATTGATACGCTTAAGGGGGAAGGCCCTGAGGATTTGGCTGAACTGAGTTTGACACTTGGCAGCTATATGGTGTTCCTGGCAGGAAAAGCGGAATCACTAGCGGATGCTCGCCTATTGCTTGAAGCAGCAATAGCTGACGGGTCAGCGCTTGAAAAAATGAAAGTATTCCTTAGCTCTCAGGGTGGGGATGCCTCTGTTGTGGACGATCCTTCCAGGCTCCCTCAGGCTAAATTTGTTACCCCTCTTGAGGCAAAAACGAGTGGCTACGTTTCCGAAATTATTGCCGACGAGGTAGGTACAGCCGCGATGCTCCTTGGAGCTGGCCGTGCAACAAAGGAATCCGAAATCGATCTTGCAGTTGGGCTGGTCTTGAAAAAGAAAATTGGCGATAAGGTTGAAGCCGGAGAATCGCTTGCTGAAATTCACAGCAATAGCGAGGAAATTGAAGAAGTAAGGAAAAGGCTTTATAACAGCATTAAAATTACCAGTGAAAAAGTCGACGCACCGACTTTAATCTATGGCGAAATAACCGAATAA